A genomic segment from Schistocerca piceifrons isolate TAMUIC-IGC-003096 chromosome 4, iqSchPice1.1, whole genome shotgun sequence encodes:
- the LOC124795775 gene encoding uncharacterized protein LOC124795775, giving the protein MVSTKTLMKVAVYGGIATISAGLLANWEIQARLQKSEYFREAMKILRVHPGAVSLLGEPIKMGQLDLGDTTKNFCDGYKAQFQVPVKGPQSKGTMYFWAERENTNMEWDVYKVHLDIEGVKDKRLIIKDATKSE; this is encoded by the coding sequence atggtTTCTACAAAGACGCTTATGAAGGTTGCCGTATACGGAGGGATTGCCACAATAAGTGCTGGATTGCTTGCCAATTGGGAAATACAGGCACGACTGCAAAAGAGTGAATATTTCAGAGAAGCCATGAAGATACTGAGAGTTCACCCTGGAGCAGTTTCTTTACTTGGCGAACCAATTAAGATGGGCCAGTTAGACCTCGGCGATACAACAAAAAATTTTTGCGACGGATATAAAGCACAGTTCCAAGTACCTGTAAAAGGACCTCAGTCAAAAGGCACCATGTACTTCTGGGCAGAACGTGAAAACACGAATATGGAATGGGATGTTTATAAAGTGCATCTTGACATTGAAGGAGTAAAAGATAAGCGACTTATTATTAAAGATGCAACTAAATCCGAATAA